In one Lysobacter alkalisoli genomic region, the following are encoded:
- a CDS encoding YadA-like family protein → MSNPSARALRPLALAVALLAAAASLPATAGATCELLDAAGNPIGDGGADAGNDTGEQSDSMACGRDAAATGPTATALGDASQALGSRSIALGSSSVANAADTVSLGHGADDLDVLGNPFGSDLDRRLTHLADGVDATDAVNVRQLNAAMADAGSPYVAVNGAASDIGSADAQAARLGSIAIGSNAMANTAGNNYGIAIGAASQAQGYSSVAIGPMATTGTSAFGSVALGLYAVANEAGVVSFGHAAGDSAFLPGSGNTITFNTEQTRRLIHVGAGTADTDAVNLSQLHPLANALGGGASYTGGVFAAPVYSIQGANYSDVGSAFAAVDVRLSQLQTSIDGIAAMPGPQGPQGPAGPQGPAGPQGPQGPTGPQGPTGPQGPAGPQGPTGPQGPTGPQGPAGPGSELAVEYDGSDSGSITLGGTDGTVISNVADGTAAGDAVNKRQMDAGDAATLVSAGDYTDARETAVRGDMAAADAATLQAAQIHARSAADGALQSADAYTDSQVAVLNDRFDMLARGVDQRLRGYDRRLDRIGAMGGAMAAAALNTAGLSGSNRLGVGVGSQGGENALAMGYQRVFGERMSFSLSAGFSGEERSVAAGAGFSW, encoded by the coding sequence ATGTCGAACCCATCTGCCCGGGCGCTGCGCCCGCTTGCGCTCGCCGTTGCCCTGCTGGCGGCCGCCGCGTCCCTGCCGGCGACGGCCGGCGCCACCTGCGAACTGCTCGACGCCGCGGGCAACCCGATCGGCGATGGCGGTGCCGATGCCGGCAACGACACTGGTGAGCAGTCCGACTCCATGGCGTGCGGGCGCGACGCGGCGGCCACCGGGCCCACGGCCACCGCACTCGGCGACGCCAGCCAGGCGCTCGGTTCGCGCAGCATCGCGCTGGGCTCGAGTTCGGTAGCCAACGCAGCCGATACGGTTTCGCTGGGTCACGGCGCGGACGATCTCGACGTCCTCGGCAATCCGTTCGGCAGCGACCTCGACCGCCGCCTGACCCACCTGGCCGACGGCGTCGATGCGACCGACGCGGTGAATGTGCGGCAGTTGAACGCCGCGATGGCCGATGCCGGTTCGCCCTATGTGGCCGTCAATGGCGCGGCCAGCGACATCGGCAGCGCCGATGCGCAGGCGGCGCGGCTGGGCTCGATCGCGATCGGCAGCAATGCGATGGCGAACACCGCCGGGAACAATTACGGCATCGCCATCGGTGCGGCGAGCCAGGCGCAGGGCTACAGTTCCGTCGCGATCGGGCCAATGGCGACCACCGGCACCTCCGCGTTCGGGTCGGTCGCGCTCGGCCTGTACGCGGTCGCCAACGAAGCCGGCGTGGTGTCGTTCGGACATGCCGCGGGGGACTCGGCATTCCTGCCGGGCAGCGGCAACACCATCACCTTCAATACCGAACAGACGCGCAGGCTGATCCACGTCGGCGCCGGCACGGCAGACACCGACGCGGTCAACCTGTCGCAGCTGCATCCGCTGGCAAATGCGCTGGGCGGGGGTGCGAGCTACACCGGCGGCGTGTTCGCTGCGCCTGTCTACAGCATCCAGGGCGCGAACTACTCCGATGTCGGATCCGCGTTCGCAGCGGTGGACGTGCGTCTGAGCCAGCTGCAGACGAGCATCGACGGCATCGCGGCCATGCCCGGCCCGCAGGGGCCACAAGGGCCGGCAGGACCGCAGGGACCGGCGGGGCCGCAGGGGCCGCAGGGGCCGACAGGACCACAAGGGCCGACGGGGCCGCAGGGACCAGCAGGGCCGCAGGGGCCGACAGGACCACAAGGGCCGACGGGGCCACAGGGACCGGCGGGGCCGGGCAGCGAGTTGGCGGTCGAATACGACGGCAGCGATTCGGGATCGATCACCCTGGGAGGCACGGATGGCACGGTGATTTCCAACGTCGCCGATGGCACGGCGGCCGGCGATGCCGTGAACAAGCGCCAGATGGATGCCGGTGATGCGGCGACGCTGGTGTCGGCCGGTGACTACACCGACGCGCGCGAAACCGCGGTGCGTGGCGACATGGCCGCCGCCGATGCCGCCACCCTGCAGGCGGCACAGATCCACGCACGATCGGCCGCGGACGGGGCGTTGCAATCGGCCGATGCGTACACCGACTCCCAGGTGGCGGTGCTCAACGATCGTTTCGACATGTTGGCCAGGGGGGTGGATCAGCGCCTGCGTGGCTACGACCGGCGCCTGGACCGGATCGGCGCGATGGGTGGCGCGATGGCGGCCGCCGCGCTCAACACCGCCGGCCTGTCGGGAAGCAATCGCCTGGGCGTCGGCGTGGGTTCGCAGGGCGGCGAGAACGCGTTGGCGATGGGCTACCAGCGCGTGTTCGGCGAGCGGATGAGTTTCTCGCTGTCGGCAGGGTTTTCCGGCGAGGAGCGCAGCGTCGCGGCCGGCGCCGGCTTCAGCTGGTAG
- a CDS encoding sensor histidine kinase — protein MATGGAGGAELDSARSLDLLRLLQEALTNVYKHSRARRVEVTLRRVGTQLRLAIEDDGQGIGAAAQADGGAGLASMRLRARRLGGVLDIESGETGTALRLEFSLSA, from the coding sequence CTGGCGACTGGAGGGGCTGGAGGGGCCGAGCTGGACAGCGCGCGCAGCCTGGACCTGCTGCGGCTGCTGCAGGAAGCGCTGACCAATGTCTACAAGCACAGCCGCGCGCGGCGGGTGGAGGTGACGCTGCGCCGGGTCGGCACGCAGTTGCGGCTGGCAATCGAGGACGACGGCCAAGGGATCGGTGCGGCCGCGCAGGCCGACGGCGGCGCCGGCCTGGCCAGCATGCGCCTGCGTGCGCGGCGCCTGGGCGGAGTGCTGGACATAGAATCCGGCGAGACGGGCACGGCCCTGCGCCTGGAATTCTCCTTGTCGGCCTGA
- a CDS encoding DUF4124 domain-containing protein: MPFHLPRAAAFLPFAALLIALAPPANSQTVLYRCTDAGGNLTVQNDPCPAGTQERKQVIGEVPSAPTEASQTPARGLPAPEWQLPSPADNPAASGMPASAPEIPILAPLPAPSPLMPVTAPDPAAIPLPAPGQPIMRQKPLEVIVDTRETEYRILDSGIPLAERDPDDADAATTDEQPPPPALQACRGWDNEIRYSEAEEPQTRCKPLQTTGLGGLPGLGAGTACEMIADRCTAVPEDQLCDAWLRRLRDEQAQLVFARSEDPAATRAEIERIESVLRDSHCSAR; the protein is encoded by the coding sequence ATGCCTTTCCACCTGCCCCGTGCCGCGGCTTTCCTGCCTTTCGCGGCCCTGCTGATCGCACTGGCCCCGCCTGCCAACAGCCAGACCGTGCTCTACCGCTGCACCGACGCCGGCGGCAACCTGACCGTCCAGAACGACCCGTGCCCGGCCGGTACGCAGGAACGCAAGCAGGTGATCGGCGAGGTACCCAGCGCACCGACCGAGGCATCGCAAACGCCGGCACGCGGTTTGCCGGCGCCCGAATGGCAGTTGCCGTCCCCGGCGGACAACCCAGCGGCCAGCGGCATGCCTGCCTCCGCCCCGGAAATCCCGATCCTCGCTCCGCTGCCGGCCCCGTCACCGCTGATGCCGGTCACCGCGCCCGATCCGGCCGCCATTCCGCTGCCCGCGCCTGGCCAGCCGATCATGCGCCAGAAGCCGTTGGAGGTGATCGTCGACACCCGCGAGACCGAATACCGCATCCTCGACTCCGGCATCCCGCTCGCAGAACGCGACCCGGACGACGCAGACGCGGCCACCACCGACGAACAGCCCCCACCGCCCGCGTTGCAGGCCTGCCGCGGCTGGGACAACGAAATCCGCTACAGCGAAGCCGAAGAACCGCAGACCCGCTGCAAACCATTGCAGACCACAGGCCTCGGCGGCCTGCCCGGGCTGGGTGCCGGCACCGCCTGCGAAATGATCGCCGATCGCTGCACCGCCGTACCCGAAGACCAGCTATGCGACGCCTGGCTGCGGCGGCTGCGCGACGAACAGGCACAACTGGTGTTCGCCCGCAGCGAGGATCCGGCGGCCACGCGTGCCGAGATCGAGCGGATCGAGAGCGTGCTCAGGGACAGTCATTGCAGTGCACGGTAA
- a CDS encoding MATE family efflux transporter — protein MPSSSPMRPRFGREVRASAILAAPLVLGHLATGLIGFVDSVIAGHHGTSTLAAVSVGTALFWLPVMIPMGTLMAVPAAVSQLDGGGRRPEIGALFRQALWLAAGLGLLLFAFMTLATLALGPMGIAPEIRPGAEAFLRGIRWGVPALTMYLCMRYLCDGLHWTLPTMLFGFGGLLLLVPLGYGLTYGVSGLPGITIPELGAGGLGFASAVMMWVQAASFAIYLWRSRRFAQLRLFERFDGPRWPAIRGLLATGLPIGVTVAMEGGLFIATALLIGRLGELPAAAHQIAINVAALCFMIPMGLAEATTVRVGHAFGRADATGVRRAAFAGYTIMLGTQLTSAIVLLTGHDFVVGFYTADAAVATLAASLLLYAAAFQFPDGIQVLSAGALRGLKDTRVPMLLAAIAYWGVGMSLGAGLGLGLGWGPKGMWIGLIAGLSFAALLLTLRFMRASAPERLRFQGQAAGQG, from the coding sequence ATGCCTTCCTCCTCCCCCATGCGTCCGCGCTTCGGCCGCGAGGTGCGTGCTTCCGCGATCCTGGCCGCGCCGCTGGTGCTGGGGCACCTGGCCACCGGCCTGATCGGTTTTGTCGACAGCGTGATCGCCGGCCATCATGGCACCAGTACGCTGGCCGCGGTGTCGGTCGGTACCGCGCTGTTCTGGCTGCCGGTGATGATCCCGATGGGTACGCTGATGGCGGTGCCGGCGGCGGTGTCGCAGCTCGACGGCGGCGGCCGCCGGCCTGAGATCGGCGCGCTGTTCCGGCAGGCGCTTTGGCTTGCGGCCGGGCTTGGCCTGCTGCTGTTCGCGTTCATGACCCTGGCCACCCTGGCGCTGGGACCGATGGGCATCGCGCCCGAGATCCGTCCCGGCGCCGAGGCCTTCCTGCGCGGCATCCGCTGGGGCGTGCCGGCGCTGACGATGTACCTGTGCATGCGTTACCTCTGCGACGGCCTGCACTGGACGCTGCCGACCATGCTGTTCGGCTTCGGCGGCCTGCTGTTGCTGGTGCCGCTCGGCTATGGGCTGACCTATGGCGTGTCCGGCCTGCCCGGAATCACCATTCCGGAGCTGGGCGCCGGTGGGCTCGGGTTCGCCTCGGCGGTGATGATGTGGGTGCAGGCGGCAAGTTTTGCGATCTACCTGTGGCGTTCGCGGCGCTTCGCCCAACTGCGCCTGTTCGAGCGTTTCGACGGGCCGCGCTGGCCGGCGATCCGCGGCCTGCTCGCGACCGGCTTGCCGATCGGGGTGACCGTGGCGATGGAGGGTGGGTTGTTCATCGCCACCGCGTTGCTGATCGGCCGCCTCGGCGAGCTGCCGGCGGCGGCGCACCAGATCGCGATCAACGTCGCCGCGCTGTGCTTCATGATCCCGATGGGCCTGGCCGAGGCGACCACGGTGCGGGTCGGCCATGCATTCGGCCGCGCCGATGCGACCGGGGTGCGCCGCGCCGCATTCGCCGGCTACACGATCATGCTCGGCACCCAGCTGACTTCGGCGATCGTGCTTTTGACCGGACACGACTTCGTGGTCGGTTTCTACACCGCCGATGCCGCGGTGGCGACGCTGGCTGCGAGCCTGCTGCTGTATGCGGCGGCGTTCCAGTTCCCGGACGGGATCCAGGTGTTGTCGGCCGGCGCGTTGCGAGGGCTCAAGGACACCCGGGTGCCGATGCTGCTGGCCGCGATCGCCTACTGGGGCGTGGGTATGTCGCTGGGCGCCGGGCTCGGGCTGGGCCTGGGCTGGGGGCCGAAGGGCATGTGGATCGGCCTGATCGCCGGGTTGAGCTTTGCCGCGCTGTTGCTGACCCTGCGTTTCATGCGGGCGAGCGCGCCGGAGCGGTTGCGGTTTCAGGGCCAGGCGGCCGGACAGGGGTGA
- a CDS encoding SDR family oxidoreductase: MDPRRWRLDGQLALVTGGSAGIGRAIARELLGFGADVLLAARDATALDSARDELLEDFPEREIACFAADVAVEEQRRELLDWVEDFGDGLHILVNNAGGNLGKPATEYADDEWRGIFEINLFSAFELSRYLHPLLARHGAASIVNVGSVSGLTHVRTGVAYGMSKAGLHQMTKNLAVEWAEDGIRVNAVAPWYIRTRRTSDKLADPDYLDDVLLRTPLGRIGEPEEVAAAVAFLCLPAAGYVTGECIAVDGGFLRYGF; this comes from the coding sequence ATGGACCCCCGACGCTGGCGACTGGACGGACAACTCGCACTGGTGACCGGCGGCAGCGCCGGAATCGGCCGTGCGATCGCACGCGAACTGCTCGGTTTCGGCGCCGACGTGCTGCTGGCTGCGCGCGATGCCACCGCGCTCGACAGCGCCCGCGACGAACTGCTCGAGGATTTCCCGGAGCGCGAGATCGCCTGCTTCGCCGCCGACGTCGCCGTCGAGGAGCAGCGCCGCGAACTGCTGGACTGGGTCGAGGACTTCGGCGACGGCCTGCACATCCTGGTCAACAACGCCGGCGGCAACCTCGGCAAGCCTGCTACCGAATACGCCGACGACGAGTGGCGCGGGATCTTCGAGATCAACCTGTTCTCCGCCTTCGAACTGTCGCGCTACCTGCATCCGCTGCTGGCCCGCCACGGCGCCGCCAGCATCGTCAACGTCGGCAGCGTGTCCGGCCTCACCCACGTGCGCACCGGCGTGGCCTACGGCATGAGCAAGGCCGGGCTGCACCAGATGACCAAGAACCTGGCGGTCGAATGGGCGGAAGATGGCATCCGCGTCAATGCGGTCGCACCGTGGTACATCCGCACCCGCCGGACCTCCGACAAGCTGGCCGACCCCGATTATCTCGATGACGTACTGCTGCGCACCCCGCTCGGCCGCATTGGCGAACCGGAGGAAGTCGCCGCCGCGGTCGCCTTCCTGTGCCTGCCCGCAGCCGGCTATGTCACCGGCGAATGCATCGCGGTCGACGGCGGATTTTTGCGTTACGGGTTCTGA
- the sppA gene encoding signal peptide peptidase SppA: protein MNATSPRTPAQRTPVVRFFIGLWDAMNFTRRLIFNLLFFGLLLLLLFVLASGDGVPKLHERSALVIAPKGNLVEQYSADPFSRAMAESMGQGQGEVQLRDLLRALESAVEDKNIERVVLRLDGLSGGGMASRGELARAVARVRESGKEVLAFGEGMNQAQYQIAAEAGEVYLDPMGWMVLEGLGRYRAYYRELLQDKLGVDMHLFKVGEYKSAAEPYVLDAASDEAKEADLYWMNDLWQRYLADVGKARGLDPAAIAQGIDGLDAGIQAAGGDLARHALDQKLVDELITREQFDQRLVERGVADKDAEGGFRQISLRDYLARVDKSALAAIDPRPQVAVVVAEGEISGGKQPPGKIGGESTSVLLREARDDNRVKAVVLRVDSPGGEVFASEQIRREVVALKEAGKPVVVSMGDLAASGGYWISMNADRIYADPSTITGSIGIFGMFPTIPRALDKIGVHSDGVGTTRFAGAFDITRELAPGVGEVIQAIIDKGYRDFTGRVAEARGKPVEQIDEVARGRVWSGAQAKERGLVDAFGGLEDAIADVAERAELGERKGWGVRYIEKAASPFERFFIDMAQARIGQALLKDSSLAMGVLGRYMPQAADDLRFLEDAARPAAGAPVKTIAHCLCGL, encoded by the coding sequence ATGAACGCAACATCCCCGCGCACCCCGGCCCAGCGCACCCCGGTCGTCCGATTCTTCATCGGCCTGTGGGATGCGATGAACTTCACCCGCCGGCTGATCTTCAACCTCCTGTTCTTCGGCCTGCTGTTGCTGCTGCTGTTCGTACTGGCCAGCGGCGACGGCGTGCCGAAGCTGCACGAGCGCAGCGCGCTGGTGATCGCGCCCAAGGGCAATCTGGTCGAGCAGTACAGCGCCGACCCGTTCTCGCGCGCGATGGCGGAATCGATGGGCCAGGGCCAGGGCGAGGTCCAATTGCGCGACTTGCTGCGCGCGCTGGAGTCGGCGGTCGAGGACAAGAACATCGAACGCGTGGTGCTGCGCCTGGACGGTCTGAGCGGCGGCGGCATGGCTTCGCGCGGTGAGCTGGCGCGCGCGGTGGCCCGGGTGCGCGAGAGCGGCAAGGAAGTGCTCGCCTTCGGCGAGGGCATGAACCAGGCCCAGTACCAGATCGCTGCCGAGGCCGGCGAGGTCTACCTCGACCCGATGGGATGGATGGTGCTGGAAGGCCTGGGCCGTTACCGAGCCTATTACCGCGAACTGCTGCAGGACAAGCTCGGCGTCGACATGCACCTGTTCAAGGTCGGCGAATACAAGTCCGCGGCCGAGCCTTACGTGCTCGACGCCGCCTCGGACGAGGCCAAGGAGGCCGACCTGTACTGGATGAACGACCTCTGGCAGCGCTACCTTGCCGATGTCGGCAAGGCGCGCGGTCTCGATCCTGCAGCGATCGCGCAGGGCATCGACGGCCTGGATGCAGGCATCCAGGCCGCCGGCGGCGACCTGGCTCGCCACGCGCTGGACCAGAAGCTGGTCGACGAGTTGATCACCCGCGAGCAGTTCGACCAGCGGCTGGTCGAGCGCGGCGTTGCCGACAAGGACGCCGAGGGCGGCTTCCGCCAGATCTCGCTGCGCGACTACCTGGCCCGCGTCGACAAGAGCGCGCTGGCGGCGATCGACCCGCGTCCGCAGGTTGCGGTGGTGGTGGCCGAGGGCGAGATCAGCGGCGGCAAGCAGCCGCCGGGCAAGATCGGTGGCGAGTCGACCTCGGTCCTGCTGCGCGAGGCGCGCGACGACAATCGGGTCAAGGCGGTGGTGTTGCGGGTCGATTCGCCCGGCGGCGAAGTGTTCGCCTCCGAGCAGATCCGCCGCGAGGTGGTCGCGCTGAAGGAAGCCGGCAAGCCGGTGGTGGTATCGATGGGCGACCTCGCCGCGTCCGGTGGCTACTGGATCAGCATGAACGCCGACCGCATCTACGCCGACCCGTCGACGATCACAGGTTCGATCGGCATCTTCGGCATGTTCCCGACCATCCCGCGTGCGCTGGACAAGATCGGCGTGCACAGCGACGGCGTCGGCACCACCCGTTTCGCCGGCGCCTTCGACATCACCCGCGAACTGGCGCCGGGCGTCGGTGAGGTCATCCAGGCGATCATCGACAAGGGCTATCGAGACTTCACTGGCCGCGTCGCCGAGGCGCGCGGGAAGCCGGTCGAGCAGATCGATGAAGTCGCACGCGGCCGCGTCTGGAGCGGCGCGCAGGCGAAGGAGCGCGGTCTGGTCGATGCGTTCGGCGGGCTCGAGGATGCGATCGCCGACGTCGCCGAGCGCGCCGAACTCGGCGAGCGCAAGGGCTGGGGCGTGCGTTACATCGAGAAGGCGGCCTCGCCGTTCGAACGCTTCTTCATCGACATGGCCCAGGCCCGCATCGGCCAGGCACTGCTGAAGGATTCCAGCCTCGCCATGGGCGTGCTCGGCCGCTACATGCCGCAGGCGGCCGACGACCTGCGCTTCCTCGAAGACGCCGCACGCCCGGCTGCCGGTGCGCCGGTGAAGACCATCGCGCACTGCCTCTGCGGACTGTAG
- a CDS encoding primosomal protein N', which produces MPATDPPASSNAIDTPATATWRVALPVPLPRLFDYLPPPGDADADPVGCRVRVPFGRSGEKIGVVVATDQPDSDAELKTVAARLDAEPLLHGELLASLRWLARYTHAPLGEVLATALPGPLRHGEPLPDTHAWAWRLSEAGATALPGLRAGKPKQLAERLAAGAVDEDALDATLGGWRAAARSLAKRGLAERVAIKKEKMGSESFLPERKNDSDPIFSLNPEQQAAVDAVLAARDGFAPFLLDGVTGSGKTEVYLHAIADCLARGKQALVLVPEIGLTPQTLARFRARLGVQVHALHSGLSDGERARVWAAAVRGEARVVVGTRSAVFLPLPEPGLIVIDEEHDGSFKQLDGIRYHARDFALVRGKALGVPVLLGSATPSLESLQNAHTGRYAHLRLRQRAGNAKPPQVRVIDVRKRPLEAGLSPEMLAAIERALASGGQVLVFKNRRGYAPVLLCHDCGWSAHCPRCGTPEHPTPMTVHGGGRRLQCHHCGARQRVPDACPDCGSLALQPQGAGTERIEDALKVRFPDTRVLRIDRGSTQRRDAMEKLLAEFGSEPGILVGTQMLAKGHDLAGLTLVAVVGIDEGLFSADFRAPEKLAQLLIQVAGRAGRADRPGEVLLQTHHPEHPLLATLLSGGYQAFADTELPQREAARFPPFAHMAMLRAEARRVDAVEAFLRAARDTLADTRTDALELHGPLPAPMPRRAGYQRMQLLLSAPDRRSLHAALDAALPTIHALPEARKVRWSLDVDPVDLY; this is translated from the coding sequence ATGCCCGCTACCGACCCACCGGCCAGCTCCAACGCCATCGACACCCCCGCCACGGCCACCTGGCGGGTCGCGCTGCCGGTGCCGCTGCCGCGGTTGTTCGACTACCTGCCACCGCCTGGCGATGCCGACGCCGATCCGGTCGGCTGCCGGGTCCGGGTGCCTTTCGGGCGCAGCGGCGAAAAAATCGGGGTGGTGGTCGCCACCGATCAGCCCGACTCCGATGCGGAACTGAAAACGGTCGCCGCACGGCTGGACGCCGAGCCTTTGCTGCATGGCGAACTGCTCGCCTCGCTGCGCTGGCTGGCCCGCTACACCCACGCCCCGCTCGGCGAGGTGCTGGCGACCGCCCTGCCCGGGCCGCTGCGCCACGGCGAGCCGCTGCCCGACACCCATGCCTGGGCCTGGCGCCTCAGCGAAGCCGGCGCGACCGCATTGCCCGGCCTGCGCGCCGGCAAGCCGAAGCAGTTGGCCGAACGCCTGGCTGCGGGTGCAGTGGATGAAGATGCGCTCGATGCCACGCTCGGAGGCTGGCGTGCCGCCGCCCGCAGCCTGGCCAAGCGCGGCCTGGCCGAACGCGTCGCGATCAAAAAGGAAAAAATGGGGTCAGAGTCATTTCTTCCCGAAAGGAAAAATGACTCTGACCCCATTTTTTCCCTCAATCCCGAGCAACAGGCCGCAGTCGACGCGGTGCTGGCCGCCCGCGACGGCTTCGCCCCGTTTCTGCTCGACGGCGTTACCGGCAGCGGCAAGACCGAGGTCTACCTGCACGCGATCGCCGACTGCCTCGCGCGCGGCAAGCAGGCGCTGGTGCTGGTGCCGGAGATCGGCCTGACCCCGCAGACCCTGGCCCGCTTCCGCGCCCGTCTGGGCGTCCAGGTGCACGCGCTGCACTCGGGCCTGTCCGATGGCGAGCGCGCGCGGGTGTGGGCGGCAGCGGTGCGCGGCGAGGCGCGGGTGGTGGTCGGCACCCGCTCGGCGGTATTCCTGCCGCTGCCCGAGCCGGGCCTGATCGTGATCGACGAGGAACACGACGGCAGCTTCAAACAGCTCGACGGCATCCGCTACCACGCCCGCGACTTCGCCCTGGTGCGCGGCAAGGCGCTCGGGGTGCCGGTGCTGCTCGGCAGTGCGACCCCATCGCTGGAGTCGCTGCAGAACGCGCACACCGGCCGCTACGCCCACCTGCGCCTGCGCCAGCGCGCCGGCAACGCAAAGCCCCCGCAGGTCCGCGTGATCGATGTGCGCAAACGCCCGCTCGAGGCCGGCCTGTCGCCGGAGATGCTCGCTGCAATCGAACGCGCCCTCGCCAGCGGCGGCCAGGTGCTGGTGTTCAAGAACCGCCGCGGCTACGCGCCGGTGTTGCTGTGCCACGACTGCGGCTGGAGCGCGCACTGCCCGCGCTGCGGCACTCCCGAACACCCCACCCCGATGACCGTGCACGGCGGTGGCCGCCGCCTGCAGTGCCACCACTGCGGCGCCCGCCAGCGCGTGCCCGATGCCTGCCCGGACTGCGGCAGCCTCGCCCTGCAGCCGCAGGGCGCCGGCACCGAACGGATCGAGGACGCGCTGAAGGTCCGCTTCCCCGATACCCGGGTGCTGCGCATCGACCGCGGCAGCACCCAGCGCCGCGATGCGATGGAGAAACTGCTGGCCGAGTTCGGCAGTGAGCCCGGCATCCTGGTCGGCACCCAGATGCTGGCCAAGGGCCACGACCTCGCCGGGCTGACCCTGGTCGCCGTGGTCGGCATCGACGAGGGTCTGTTCTCCGCCGATTTCCGCGCGCCGGAGAAGCTCGCCCAGTTGCTGATCCAGGTCGCCGGCCGCGCCGGCCGCGCCGACCGCCCGGGCGAAGTGCTGCTGCAGACCCATCACCCCGAGCACCCGTTGCTGGCGACCCTGCTCTCGGGCGGCTACCAGGCCTTTGCCGACACCGAATTGCCGCAGCGCGAGGCCGCCCGCTTCCCGCCGTTCGCGCACATGGCGATGCTGCGCGCCGAGGCCAGGCGGGTCGATGCGGTGGAGGCGTTCCTGCGCGCTGCCCGCGACACGCTCGCCGACACCCGAACGGATGCCCTCGAACTGCACGGCCCACTCCCCGCCCCGATGCCGCGCCGCGCCGGCTACCAGCGCATGCAGTTGCTGCTTTCAGCGCCCGATCGCCGCAGCCTGCATGCCGCCCTCGACGCCGCCCTGCCCACGATCCACGCCCTGCCCGAGGCACGCAAGGTGCGCTGGTCGCTCGACGTCGACCCGGTCGATCTCTACTGA
- a CDS encoding DUF3106 domain-containing protein, with the protein MRRSLALPGLVLAAGVAAMVPPLPGAVDGQSVDGGLAEARPAEDAIVTPVSLDGLPEAVSRLLQQLPDENARRLRRHATLWQGWTPAMRAAFAERASEWDALPAAQRAARRETWQALQALPQAQREQVVGMAREFAHKPQVEQDALRQRFAGLEPGARRGWLLGPVLGADYPTLHPLLAQLPAGQHAPLMAVLQSMTAAQRVQLGVLVQRTPPQDRDALRLELIATPPERRQHWLWEQLDR; encoded by the coding sequence ATGCGCCGTAGCCTGGCCCTGCCCGGACTGGTGCTGGCCGCCGGTGTCGCGGCCATGGTGCCGCCGTTGCCCGGGGCGGTCGATGGGCAATCGGTCGATGGGGGGCTTGCCGAGGCCCGGCCGGCGGAGGACGCGATCGTCACGCCGGTGTCGCTGGATGGCCTGCCCGAGGCCGTCAGCCGCCTGCTGCAGCAGTTGCCCGATGAGAATGCGCGCCGCCTGCGTCGGCACGCGACGCTGTGGCAGGGATGGACGCCGGCCATGCGCGCCGCCTTCGCCGAGCGTGCCAGCGAGTGGGACGCACTTCCCGCGGCACAGCGTGCCGCCCGCCGCGAGACCTGGCAGGCACTGCAGGCCCTGCCGCAAGCGCAGCGCGAGCAGGTCGTTGGCATGGCACGCGAGTTTGCGCACAAACCGCAGGTTGAGCAGGACGCACTGCGGCAGCGCTTTGCCGGGCTGGAGCCCGGTGCGCGGCGTGGCTGGCTGCTTGGCCCGGTGTTGGGCGCCGACTACCCCACCCTGCACCCGTTGCTGGCGCAGTTGCCGGCCGGGCAGCACGCTCCGCTGATGGCGGTGCTGCAATCAATGACCGCGGCACAGCGCGTCCAGCTCGGCGTGCTGGTCCAGCGTACGCCACCACAGGACCGCGACGCCCTGCGTCTGGAGCTGATCGCGACCCCGCCCGAGCGGCGCCAGCATTGGCTGTGGGAGCAGTTGGACCGGTAG
- a CDS encoding DUF4286 family protein, whose product MNDAAHNMIVYEVNLDVDATVIADYRVWLDAHVAEICALPGFTGARIFEVIDPPARDGRVSLCVQYRLRDASAFEAYLEHHAPRLRADGLARFGDHFTATRRVLVRVRQVECEEE is encoded by the coding sequence ATGAACGATGCCGCACACAACATGATCGTGTACGAGGTGAACCTCGACGTCGACGCGACGGTGATCGCCGATTACCGCGTCTGGCTGGATGCGCACGTGGCCGAGATCTGCGCCCTGCCGGGCTTCACCGGTGCGCGGATCTTCGAGGTGATCGACCCGCCGGCGCGCGATGGTCGGGTTTCGCTGTGCGTGCAGTACCGATTGCGCGATGCGTCCGCATTCGAGGCCTATCTGGAACACCATGCACCGCGCTTGCGGGCCGACGGGCTGGCACGGTTCGGCGACCATTTCACCGCCACCCGTCGGGTATTGGTACGCGTGAGGCAAGTGGAGTGTGAAGAGGAGTGA